From the genome of Neisseria sp. oral taxon 014 str. F0314:
AGCCGATTATGATTACCGCACCCGACGACGAAATCGTATTGAAAGACTGCTCGCCGCGCTAAGTAATCACCGATAGAAAAAGGCCGTCTGAAACATGTTTTCAGACGGCCTCAATTATTTGAAAGGGCGGTTTGTTCCGGCCGTATCAAATTGCAGGCCGTTTGGTTATAGAATACGGTTTTCCCCTACGACAGGCAGCCGCCATGAATCTCCGCCGCTTATGCACCACCTTACTGCTTGCACTTGTGCCGCTCGGTTTTCTCGCCGTTATGGTGGTCGCGCCGCTGTTTGCTCTGGCGGCATACGACAGCGGCGGCATGGTGCGGGAAATCCTGCAAGACGGTTACATGCGGCACAGGATAGGCTGGACGGTGTTTCAGGCGGCCGTAACCTGCATGCTGACCGTGCTGGCTGGCGTGCCGACCGGCTGGGTGTTGGCGCGGCTGGACTTTTTCGGCCGCGGCTGGATTCTGCGGCTGCTGATGCTGCCGTTTGTGATGCCGACGCTGGTGGCCGGTATGGGCGTGCTGGCGCTTTTCGGCGCGCACGGCGCATTGTGGGCGGGCTGGCAGGATACGCCGTACCTGCTGCTTTACGGCAACGTGTTTTTCAACCTGCCGGTGCTGGTACGTTCGGCGTATCAGGGGTTCATGCAGGTGCCCGAAGCGCGGCTTCAGACGGCCCGCACGCTGGGGGCGGGTGCATGGCGGCGTTTCACCGATGTGGAATGGCCCGTCTTACGCCCGTGGCTTGCGGGCGGGGCGTGTCTGGTGTTTCTATACTGTTTTTCCGGTTTCGGACTCGCATTGCTGCTGGGCGGCAACCGCTACGCGACGGTGGAGGTGGAAGTTTACCAACTGATCGCCTACGAGCTGGATATGGCGCAGGCGTCGGTGCTGGTGTGGCTGGTGCTGGCGGTAACGGCCGCCGCCGGACTGCTCTATGCCCGCCTCAGCCGCAATGCGGCGGCGGGGAAAACAGTGCGCGTGCCGGCCCCGCGCAGGCCGCAGTCTGCCGGCGAACGGCTGCTGCTGGCGGCTGCATTGCTGGTGCTGCTGTTTTGCTGCGTACTGCCGCTGGGCGCCGTGGGCGCGAAAGCCTTGGCGGCGGGGGATTCCTGGCGCGTGCTGGCGGAGGCGGACACGCTGGCGGCACTGTGGAACACGTTGCGGTTTTCGGCGATGGCGGTGCTGCTGGCGGCCGCATTGGGCATTTTGCACGCCTGCCTCGTGCGCCGCGCGCCGTGGGTGCGCGGGCTGACTTTCCTGCCGTTTATGGTGTCGCCCGTGTGCGTCGCCTTCGGCGTGCTGCTGCTTTACCCCGACTGGACGGCCTCGCTGCCCTTGCTGATCGCCACCTACGCGCTGCTTGCCTATCCGTTTGTCGCCAAAGACGTATCCGCCGCGTGGGACGCACTGCCGCCCGATTATGCCGATGCCGCCCGAAGCATGGGCGCCAGCCGTTTTCAGACGGCCTTATATGTTACCGCCCCGCTGCTGAAACCCGCCCTGCGCCGCGGCCTGACATTCGCCGCCGCCACCTGCGCGGGCGAATTTGCCGCCACACTGTTCCTGTCCCGCCCCGAATGGCAAACCCTGACAACCTTGATTTACCGCTATCTGGGCACGGCCGGCGCAGACAATTACGCACGGGCGATGGTACTGACGGCGGTGCTGATGGCAGTGGCACTGGCGATATTCCTGGTGCTGGACGCAGAAGAGGGGAGATAAGGCCGTCTGAAGCAACGATTTCC
Proteins encoded in this window:
- a CDS encoding iron ABC transporter permease — its product is MNLRRLCTTLLLALVPLGFLAVMVVAPLFALAAYDSGGMVREILQDGYMRHRIGWTVFQAAVTCMLTVLAGVPTGWVLARLDFFGRGWILRLLMLPFVMPTLVAGMGVLALFGAHGALWAGWQDTPYLLLYGNVFFNLPVLVRSAYQGFMQVPEARLQTARTLGAGAWRRFTDVEWPVLRPWLAGGACLVFLYCFSGFGLALLLGGNRYATVEVEVYQLIAYELDMAQASVLVWLVLAVTAAAGLLYARLSRNAAAGKTVRVPAPRRPQSAGERLLLAAALLVLLFCCVLPLGAVGAKALAAGDSWRVLAEADTLAALWNTLRFSAMAVLLAAALGILHACLVRRAPWVRGLTFLPFMVSPVCVAFGVLLLYPDWTASLPLLIATYALLAYPFVAKDVSAAWDALPPDYADAARSMGASRFQTALYVTAPLLKPALRRGLTFAAATCAGEFAATLFLSRPEWQTLTTLIYRYLGTAGADNYARAMVLTAVLMAVALAIFLVLDAEEGR